In Proteus terrae subsp. cibarius, the genomic stretch AGATAAAAAACATGGTCACTATTGAGAATAGTGCCTGATGTGGGTAATAAAATACCCGCACATAATTGCGCCAATACTGTTTTACCGACACCATTACGCCCAATCAACGCTGTGATTTTTGCAGTAAAAGTACCTGATAAATCAGAAAAAAGTGTCTCGCCATTATTCTGTTTAAAAGAGACGGATTGAAGCTGTAAGAAATTTGCCATAAAGCACTCCTTGAGATAGATGATTATTCATAGTTATATTCATATATTAAAAAAGTTACTTATTCATGCAAAAGCCTCATCAAAACACCGGAGTTGTGTGCCATCTATGGTACGACAATCATCTTATAAATTCAATTTCGTCATCATTTCAGCTTAAGAAACTCCTGAAGAACTCCTGAAGACTCTATATTGCTGGCACGAGATTTTCAAAATCGTGCAAGTATTCGATCCAGCTTTTAATCAACTCTTGATAATATCCAACTAAGTGTCCTTAAAACAGATTTCACCACATAACTGCTTCAATCTTAAAATGGACCAAGACTCTTACTACAGTCATTACAGTCATTTGGGCTTATGAAGAGTTATGAAGACTTGTACTGCTGGCGCGTGATCGTGAAAAGAATGCAAGCATTCGACCCAGCCATGATTCAGCAGATATTATGTTGTCAGATTTTTTAAACCGCTTTGACAATAAATCTGAATATTAAAACATTGAGACAATAAAAAAAGTGGGTATAGATATATACCCACTTTAAACGCTATTCTCAGAGAACACTCAGAAAATGTTCAGAGATTGACGGCTGATTAATCATTCGGATTAGAACCGACATCATAGTCAGAGCGCATCTCATAGTTTTGAATGAAGTAATGGTGACTTGTATATTGGTCAACAATGTCATTCATGATGTTCTCTTTGGTATAACCCATGATGTCATAACCTTTACTACCATCATCAAGATAAACTTCTGCACGGAAATATTTCTGATCTTCCTGCGCGGATTCTTCATCTAATAGTGTAAAGCTTGGCTTGAGATAATGCTTCGCTTTAACGCGATAGATAAAGTTCGCATTATCACCATGATCAATCACGATACGAATATCATCATCTTTCTCCGTATCAATGGTCACAGCTAAACCTTGCTTCACAAACTCGGCTTTGACATCTTCAAATGCCGGCAATACCACAAGATTCATAAACTTAATGACGTTATCACGACGTTGATAGACCGTTACGTTACGAAGACGTTTCTGCCAACCACCTGAATCGCGAGTACTTGGCTGAACATACATATTCGCTTTACTGCGAATATCAATCTTCCCGATATCCATTCTCAAAGCTTTAAATAATCCATAAATAGAGATCAATATCACAATACTAAATGGGAATGCTGTTGTTGTTGATACTGCTTGTAAGGTGCCAAGGCCCCCATTTAAGAGTAAAACGATCGCAATCACACCTGTAATTGAACCCCAGAATATGCGCTGCCACAATGGCGTGACTTCTACATCTTTCTTACTTGAGAGCATATCCATCACAAGCGCACCTGAGTCCGCTTATGATCATGTTGGATCAACAGCAGTTGAAGGCTTAGCCGCTAAACCAATCATTGATATTGATTTGATTGTAGAAAATCCTGAAGATGAAGCATCTTATCTTCTAGCTTTGGAAGCATTGGGTTATGAGCTGACGATTCGTGAACCATCGTGGTATCAGCATCGTATGCTGAAATTGCACCATCCTATGGTGAATTTGCATGTATTTGGTAAGGATTGTCCTGAATATTATCGCCACTTGCATACGCCGTAAAATGGCGCATTTATCCGCTCAAAATAAATTTTTTTACAAGAAATTTCTGAGCATGGTATTTTTGATGGTATTGTGAATATGCTTCTTTGTAACTGTTTGAAAATAAATAGAAATATGCACTCATTTACAATCGAGTGGGAGTGACTGGCACTCACAGGCAATGTCTGGCACTGGCTGGCATCACAGCTGAGACTTCAATATCTCGCAGCTGAGCGATAAACTGTATAAAAACACAGTATCGCAAGGATGCGGATCATGCCCCAAGTGGCGGCCAGGATGGCCAGCCGGGACGAGAACACTGGTCGTTACCAGCGTCACCGGCCCGAGCAAACCCTGCTCTATCGGATCGTCGAAGAATACTACCCGACGTTCGCTGCCCATTTGGCGGCGCAGGGCAGGGAACTGCCCGGTTATGTGCAACGCGAGTTTGACGCCTACCTCAAATGCGGCCGTCTCGAACACGGCTTTCTGCGGGTGCGTTGTGAGTCGTGTCACGCTGAGCACCTGGTTGCGTTCAGCTGCAAACGTCGGGGCTTCTGTCCTAGTTGTGGCGCACGGCGTATGGCCGAAAGCGCCGCGCTACTGGTCGATGAGGTTCTGCCCGTACAGCCCATGCGCCAATGGGTACTCAGCTTTCCCTTTCAATTGCGCTTTCTGTTCGCCAGCCGGCCGGAGGTCATGGGCCGGGTGTTGGGCATCGTTTACCGCGTCATCGCCACGCATCTGGTCAAGAAAGCGGGCTATACCCACCAAGCGGCCAAGACCGGTGCCGTCACCCTGATCCAGCGCTTCGGCAGTGCACTGAACCTCAACATTCACTTTCACATGCTGTTCCTCGATGGCGTGTACGTTGAGCGTCCCAATGGAACAGCCCGGTTCCTCTGGGTCAGGGCGCCGACCAGCGCCGAACTCACCCAACTGGCGCACACCATCGCCCATCGGGTCGGCCGCTATTTGGAGCGGCAAGGCCTACTGGAGCGGGATGCTGAAAACAGTTACCTGGCCTTGGATGCGGTGGATGAAGATGCGATGACTCCACTGCTGGGGCATTCCATCACGTATCGCATCGCCGTGGGGCCACAGGCAGGGCGCAAGGTGTTCACCCTGCAGACACTGCCCGCCTGCGACCCGGAAGATCAGTTTGGTGACATGCCCGGTAAGGTTGCCGGTTTCTCGCTACATGCCGGCGTAGCGGCCAAGGCCCATGAGCGCAGCAAACTCGAACGGCTGTGCCACTACATCAGCCGCCCGGCGGTATCCGAGAAGCGGCTGTCGTTAACACGAGGCGGCAACGTGCGCTACCAGCTCAAGACGCCGTACCGGGACGGCACCACGCACGTCATTTTCGAACCATTGGATTTCATTGCAAGGCTGGCCGCCCTGGTACCGAAGCCCAGAGTCAACCTAACCCGCTTCCACGGGGTGTTCGCACCCAACAGTCGGCACCGGGCGTTGGTCACGCCGGCAAAACGGGGCAGGGGCAACAAGGTCAGGGTGGCTGATGAACCGGCAACACCAGCACAACGGCGAGCGTCGATGACATGGGCGCAACGGCTCAAGCGTGTTTTCAATATCGACATCGAGACCTGCAGCGGCTGCGGCGGCGCCATGAAAGTCATCGCCTGCATTGAAGACCCTATAGTGATCAAGCAGATCCTTGATCACCTGAAGCACAAAGCCGAAACCAGCGGGACCAGGGCGTTACCCGAAAGCC encodes the following:
- a CDS encoding BCCT family transporter, with product MDMLSSKKDVEVTPLWQRIFWGSITGVIAIVLLLNGGLGTLQAVSTTTAFPFSIVILISIYGLFKALRMDIGKIDIRSKANMYVQPSTRDSGGWQKRLRNVTVYQRRDNVIKFMNLVVLPAFEDVKAEFVKQGLAVTIDTEKDDDIRIVIDHGDNANFIYRVKAKHYLKPSFTLLDEESAQEDQKYFRAEVYLDDGSKGYDIMGYTKENIMNDIVDQYTSHHYFIQNYEMRSDYDVGSNPND
- a CDS encoding transposase, whose protein sequence is MPQVAARMASRDENTGRYQRHRPEQTLLYRIVEEYYPTFAAHLAAQGRELPGYVQREFDAYLKCGRLEHGFLRVRCESCHAEHLVAFSCKRRGFCPSCGARRMAESAALLVDEVLPVQPMRQWVLSFPFQLRFLFASRPEVMGRVLGIVYRVIATHLVKKAGYTHQAAKTGAVTLIQRFGSALNLNIHFHMLFLDGVYVERPNGTARFLWVRAPTSAELTQLAHTIAHRVGRYLERQGLLERDAENSYLALDAVDEDAMTPLLGHSITYRIAVGPQAGRKVFTLQTLPACDPEDQFGDMPGKVAGFSLHAGVAAKAHERSKLERLCHYISRPAVSEKRLSLTRGGNVRYQLKTPYRDGTTHVIFEPLDFIARLAALVPKPRVNLTRFHGVFAPNSRHRALVTPAKRGRGNKVRVADEPATPAQRRASMTWAQRLKRVFNIDIETCSGCGGAMKVIACIEDPIVIKQILDHLKHKAETSGTRALPESRAPPAELLLGLFD